Proteins encoded by one window of Yersinia massiliensis:
- the mlc gene encoding sugar metabolism global transcriptional regulator Mlc produces MITDGQPGHIDQIKQTNAGAVYRLIDLFGPISRIELSKRAQLAPASITKIVRELVEAHLVKETEYQDVGSRGRPAIGLVLDTEAWHYVSGRISRGSITLALRDLSSKLVVEDQIPLPDNHSEPLLQRILNEVDQFFIRHQEKLERLTAIAITMPGIIDAPAGIVHKMPFYDVDEMLLGPALEQRTGLPVYLQHDICAWTMAEALYGASRGSQNVIQVVIDHNVGAGVITAGRVLHAGSRSVVEIGHTQVDPYGKRCYCGNHGCLETVASIENMLEIAQQRLNGSMSSLLHSTPLSVESLCDAALAGDQLAKDIILGVGHSVGRIVAIMVNLFNPEKILVGSPLNKAASILHPAIAACIRQQALPAYSDNIVVEPTQFFNQGTMPGAALVKEALYNGSLLVKLLQG; encoded by the coding sequence GTGATAACGGATGGACAGCCTGGGCATATTGATCAAATCAAGCAGACCAATGCAGGGGCCGTTTACCGGCTGATTGATTTGTTCGGCCCAATATCCCGTATTGAACTGTCTAAAAGGGCACAGTTGGCCCCTGCCAGTATCACGAAAATTGTGAGGGAATTGGTTGAAGCGCATCTGGTTAAAGAAACTGAATATCAGGATGTTGGCAGTCGCGGTCGCCCAGCTATAGGCTTAGTGCTTGATACTGAAGCTTGGCATTATGTCTCAGGGCGTATCAGCCGCGGCTCCATTACTCTCGCCTTACGCGACCTCAGTAGTAAATTGGTGGTCGAAGATCAAATTCCATTACCTGATAACCACTCTGAACCATTGCTTCAGCGCATTCTCAATGAAGTCGATCAATTCTTCATTCGACATCAGGAAAAACTGGAAAGGTTAACCGCAATAGCGATCACTATGCCCGGCATCATTGATGCACCCGCAGGTATCGTGCATAAAATGCCATTTTATGATGTCGATGAAATGCTGCTTGGCCCTGCATTAGAGCAAAGAACGGGGCTGCCTGTTTATCTGCAACACGATATTTGTGCTTGGACTATGGCTGAAGCACTTTATGGCGCATCACGTGGTAGCCAGAATGTCATTCAAGTTGTGATTGATCACAACGTTGGCGCAGGTGTTATTACAGCGGGCAGAGTATTGCATGCCGGCAGCCGTAGCGTGGTTGAGATTGGTCATACCCAAGTAGACCCTTACGGAAAACGCTGTTATTGCGGCAATCATGGTTGCCTTGAAACGGTCGCCAGTATTGAGAATATGCTGGAAATTGCCCAGCAACGCTTAAACGGCTCAATGAGTTCGTTATTACACAGTACGCCATTAAGCGTGGAATCTTTATGCGATGCTGCCTTAGCCGGTGACCAACTGGCGAAAGATATTATTTTAGGGGTTGGTCATAGCGTAGGACGAATAGTTGCCATTATGGTCAATTTATTTAATCCCGAAAAAATCCTAGTCGGCTCCCCGTTAAATAAAGCCGCATCTATTTTGCATCCCGCTATCGCCGCTTGTATTCGCCAACAAGCGCTACCTGCATACAGTGATAATATTGTAGTTGAACCGACTCAATTCTTTAATCAAGGCACAATGCCAGGTGCCGCATTAGTGAAAGAGGCGTTATATAACGGCTCATTATTGGTAAAATTGCTGCAGGGCTAG
- the bioD gene encoding dethiobiotin synthase — protein MLTRVFVTGTDTAVGKTVVSRALLQALSQNGRTAAGYKPVATESKETPDGLRNQDALILQASSSINLDYQEVNPFPLQADVIHACSDTLINYGEMTEGLQHLSGKADTVVVEGCGGWKVMMNDQRFYSDWVIQEQLPVILVVGIKSGCINHALLTAQSILNDGLPLLGWVANRINPGLAHYAETIAMLRERLPAPQLGQFPYLPHPEEKPLAKYLDLSVINQ, from the coding sequence ATGTTAACGCGAGTATTTGTGACGGGAACCGACACTGCTGTCGGTAAAACCGTAGTGTCACGGGCCTTACTTCAGGCCTTAAGCCAAAATGGCAGAACGGCGGCTGGCTACAAACCTGTCGCAACGGAAAGTAAAGAAACACCCGATGGCTTACGCAATCAGGATGCACTGATTTTACAAGCGTCATCATCTATTAATTTGGACTATCAAGAAGTTAATCCATTTCCGCTGCAAGCCGATGTTATTCATGCCTGCTCAGATACGCTGATTAATTATGGTGAGATGACAGAAGGGCTACAACATTTATCCGGTAAAGCCGATACCGTTGTCGTTGAAGGTTGTGGCGGTTGGAAAGTCATGATGAATGATCAACGTTTCTATTCTGACTGGGTAATACAAGAGCAGTTACCCGTCATCTTAGTCGTCGGTATTAAATCAGGCTGCATCAACCATGCTTTATTAACAGCACAATCTATTCTTAATGATGGATTACCTTTATTAGGTTGGGTTGCGAATCGTATTAATCCGGGTTTAGCACATTATGCTGAAACAATAGCGATGTTACGCGAGCGGTTACCTGCACCTCAGTTAGGGCAATTCCCTTATTTACCGCATCCAGAAGAAAAGCCATTAGCTAAATATTTAGATTTGTCTGTTATCAACCAATAA
- the clcB gene encoding voltage-gated ClC-type chloride channel ClcB — MKRPVHLYYYRIMLRRLLISIMLGMMAALIVWLFHQSMYGLEWLLFSRTDGSLVAAASSITGWRRVLTPALGGLAAGSLLWAYQRYQQQKPSAPTDYMEAIETGDGRLDVSASLIKSLASLLVVSSGSAIGREGAMVLLAALFASVFAQRYAKPSEWKLWVACGAAAGMASAYHAPLAGSLFIAEILFGTLMLASLGPVVIAAVSALLTTNLLHGGQETLYLVDPLPSPWPIHYFLMAFMGLLAGFFGPLFLKAMSASGHAFRSLNLLPPLQLALGGLIVGLLSLIFPEVWGNGYSVVQSLLTTPPGILLMGGILICKLLALLSSSGSGAPGGVFTPTLFVGAAFGMVCGQVFAWWPALGDNIALLMALTGMATLLAATTHAPIMAALMVCEMTGEYTLLPGLLVSCVISTTIARWLRPASVYHSR, encoded by the coding sequence ATGAAACGACCAGTACATCTCTATTACTACCGCATCATGCTGCGCCGACTGCTGATTTCGATCATGTTGGGCATGATGGCTGCCTTGATTGTTTGGCTATTTCATCAGTCCATGTATGGGTTGGAATGGCTACTCTTCTCTCGAACTGATGGAAGTTTGGTTGCCGCCGCATCCTCAATTACGGGCTGGCGACGTGTACTGACTCCTGCGCTGGGTGGTTTGGCCGCAGGTTCTTTACTGTGGGCGTATCAACGTTATCAACAACAAAAACCCAGTGCTCCGACTGATTATATGGAAGCCATTGAAACGGGAGATGGCCGGTTAGATGTTTCAGCCAGTTTGATCAAATCCCTAGCCTCATTATTGGTTGTTTCGAGTGGTAGTGCGATTGGTCGAGAAGGTGCGATGGTGCTTTTGGCGGCACTATTTGCTTCTGTATTTGCACAACGTTATGCAAAACCAAGTGAATGGAAACTTTGGGTTGCTTGTGGCGCTGCTGCCGGTATGGCCAGTGCATATCATGCTCCACTGGCGGGGAGCTTATTCATTGCAGAAATTCTCTTTGGTACCTTGATGTTAGCGTCCCTCGGGCCTGTGGTGATCGCCGCTGTCAGTGCCTTACTCACCACGAATTTATTGCACGGTGGTCAGGAAACACTTTATCTCGTGGACCCTCTTCCTTCTCCTTGGCCAATACACTATTTCCTCATGGCATTTATGGGATTGTTAGCCGGCTTTTTTGGACCACTATTCCTGAAAGCGATGAGTGCTAGCGGGCATGCTTTTCGTTCACTGAATCTTTTACCCCCATTACAGCTTGCTTTAGGGGGACTCATTGTTGGATTACTTTCGCTGATTTTCCCAGAGGTCTGGGGGAATGGCTATAGTGTGGTGCAGTCGCTACTCACGACGCCGCCAGGTATTCTATTGATGGGCGGAATACTGATATGTAAGCTATTGGCCCTATTATCGAGCAGTGGGTCCGGTGCACCGGGTGGTGTATTTACCCCGACGCTTTTTGTTGGTGCCGCATTTGGTATGGTATGTGGACAAGTATTTGCTTGGTGGCCTGCACTCGGTGACAACATCGCCTTATTGATGGCATTGACTGGGATGGCAACCTTGCTCGCCGCAACAACTCATGCCCCGATAATGGCAGCATTAATGGTGTGCGAAATGACCGGTGAATATACTCTTCTCCCCGGCCTACTTGTTTCTTGCGTGATTTCAACAACGATAGCTCGTTGGTTACGGCCAGCATCAGTTTATCATTCGCGTTAA
- a CDS encoding DUF1161 domain-containing protein has protein sequence MKKTIIISTLLFSLAPLAALASCESVKADITQKIISNGVPESGFKLDIVPNDQVEQAGGQVVGHCENDTQKIVYTRINSGN, from the coding sequence ATGAAAAAAACAATTATTATCAGCACATTATTATTCTCTCTGGCACCTTTAGCTGCGTTGGCTTCTTGCGAAAGCGTAAAAGCTGATATTACGCAGAAAATCATCAGTAATGGTGTGCCTGAATCAGGATTTAAGCTGGATATCGTCCCTAACGATCAGGTGGAACAAGCTGGCGGCCAAGTCGTCGGGCATTGCGAAAATGATACTCAGAAGATTGTTTATACGCGTATTAATAGCGGCAACTAA
- a CDS encoding DUF1283 family protein, giving the protein MKINILPRFIRAFLPVAILALPLAWQIPALAQSANCTQGSTCVSVGGNNDPMSKEQARQSQQQWDDTHRLRNKVNNRVEKNFDKFDRAEDAKDSCDRSENLNAYWEPNTERCLDRLSGRQINP; this is encoded by the coding sequence ATGAAAATAAATATCTTGCCACGCTTTATACGCGCTTTTTTACCGGTCGCTATTCTGGCATTGCCATTGGCTTGGCAGATACCTGCATTGGCACAATCGGCAAACTGTACACAGGGCAGCACTTGCGTTTCTGTTGGCGGGAATAATGATCCCATGTCCAAAGAACAAGCGCGCCAAAGCCAACAGCAATGGGATGATACCCATCGCCTTCGTAATAAGGTGAACAATCGTGTCGAAAAGAATTTTGATAAATTCGATCGTGCTGAAGATGCGAAAGATAGCTGTGACCGTAGTGAGAATTTAAACGCTTATTGGGAACCGAACACTGAACGTTGTCTTGATCGTTTATCAGGTCGCCAGATTAATCCGTAA
- a CDS encoding YnfA family protein, with the protein MLKTSLLFFVTALAEIIGCFLPYLWLRKGGTIWLLLPAAISLALFVWLLTLHPAASGRVYAAYGGVYVATALIWLRIVDGVKLSMFDWVGAGVALVGMLIIVAGWRVN; encoded by the coding sequence ATGTTAAAGACATCGCTACTGTTTTTTGTCACTGCGTTAGCAGAAATTATCGGTTGTTTCTTACCTTATTTATGGCTGCGCAAAGGGGGAACAATTTGGCTATTACTCCCAGCAGCGATCAGTTTGGCGCTGTTTGTTTGGTTATTGACACTGCATCCTGCCGCCAGCGGGCGAGTCTATGCTGCTTATGGTGGCGTATATGTTGCGACAGCATTAATTTGGTTACGCATCGTCGATGGTGTAAAGCTTTCGATGTTTGATTGGGTCGGAGCGGGTGTTGCACTGGTGGGAATGTTGATTATTGTCGCTGGTTGGCGAGTAAATTAA